Genomic segment of Desulfurispira natronophila:
CCCAAGCTTGGCGAAGTTGCCGGCTGCATGATGCTCGATGGCAAGGCCATACGTAATGGTTATGTTCGCCTGCTTCGCAACGGCGATAAACTCTTCCAGGGCAAACTCTCATCCCTGAAGCGCTTCAAGGACGATGTCAAAGAAGTAGTCAAGGGCTACGAGTGTGGTGTAGGCCTCGAAGGCTACAACGACCCCATACAAGAAGGCGATAAACTCGAGTTCTTTGTCTACGAAGAAAAGACCCAGACCCTGGACTCGTAATAACGAAAACACATAGCCTTAATAAATCTAAAAAAGCTGAAACCCCGCACTGCTAAGTGCGGGGTTTCAGCTTTTTACCTATCCCTTGCATCCTGTTCATCCCTGTTTAATTCTGGTTATTTGCATTCAGGGACCCCGCTATATTATGGCAGCGCCGGTCCACCGCTTACTAAACCACCACGAACCAGTAGGAGGTAGGCCGATGTGCTTCCCTCTATGTCATGCTTTTCGCTTGTGCTGGATGTTCCATCTTCACTGATGTTTACCATCCAAACCTGGTAATTACCCGTTTCAGCGCTGGCCACTGACGATGTCCAGTAAAGACCATCGGGGACGTTGAAAACATCGCTGAACCCTGAGTTACCACACAAGTCTACCAAAGAGTGAAGCTCTTTTATACTCGGCAGACGCCAATCATCATGCCCTGCATACTGAATTTCCTGGGCCAGGTACAAAGAATCATCGACAGCATATCTCCAGCTGGAAAATTCTGTTAGGTCTAAGCAGTCGCCACTATAGTTGTGATCGTCCTGCACCGCGCACTTCATCCACATCAAGCCGCTGTTTGCGTGCAGGACAGTACCATCTTCCTGGGAAAGGTAATGCTGTTTGTGATGTATTCCCTGGCACAACACGTCACCAAAAGAAAAGCTGGAAAAAAGTATTGTGATTACGGCGGCAATAAAAACCTTTACTGACCTGTTATACATAAGAACCTCCACGTGGCTCAGTAGGGAGCGCACACTGCTCGATAGCCCCAGGTTTCTGTGCCAATTCTTTCTTTAAACTCTTCCATTCCCGTACCAAAACAAACGGCCCACGCATGGGTTTCGCTTCCGGTAGATGACCAATAAAAACTCATAATAGAGTCAGGAAAAAAATCGTCACTGATTGCAGGTGCTTCGTCATCAAGTAGCTTTTGATAGTCAATCAAGGAACGCAGCTCTTCCCGTGCAGGCACTCGCCACTTTTCGCACCCACAGAAGCCCGGCTCTGGAAGGGGGAAGTCACCCCAAAAGCCATTTTGATTTCCATCAGCTTGCCATAGCAGGCCAGACGCATTGTCACGTACGCAATCCCAGTCAGGCTCTGCCTCTGGCAGTACATCGCCAGACTCATCAATTTTCTCAAAGGCAAATGAGTATGTGCCATAATAGGCGTCCTGCAGGGGGATTGCAGGCCCCACTGTACAATCGGAGGTGCCAAAGCTGGTGCCATCATAAGTCACGCATGTTGATATGCCCGTATCATTCAGAGGGGCAAACATGGGAATGTCGGA
This window contains:
- a CDS encoding DUF1566 domain-containing protein, with translation MYNRSVKVFIAAVITILFSSFSFGDVLCQGIHHKQHYLSQEDGTVLHANSGLMWMKCAVQDDHNYSGDCLDLTEFSSWRYAVDDSLYLAQEIQYAGHDDWRLPSIKELHSLVDLCGNSGFSDVFNVPDGLYWTSSVASAETGNYQVWMVNISEDGTSSTSEKHDIEGSTSAYLLLVRGGLVSGGPALP